From Penaeus monodon isolate SGIC_2016 chromosome 6, NSTDA_Pmon_1, whole genome shotgun sequence, the proteins below share one genomic window:
- the LOC119574190 gene encoding uncharacterized protein LOC119574190: MLERLAERGLAAAERELAAEELLARLDAHTTTEFPHLRLHRYPVPQPLERRSSLSPRLEAAAVRLALDPPEADVPPPFVPVFPSDDEEAAEAEVEAEVEAIEAAEEARELERLRLYLQDEVTRDRQELASDGLLKATPDATRQRRVQRSHRRKEKKKKRDSKKKKREDKKRRNRKRDREYRRLLEREDVHITVEDGEQFYDCCPSKVIVKEIRVGKSRDNYAMDISASHQLFYERVCLEGYEGKECVIPPRTLRRDVTTRCHQQYSYTQAIARPYESDGDYKQDFIKIRSGCSCQISVTQKKKKRKRKR, translated from the coding sequence ATGCTGGAGCGCCTGGCCGAGCGCGGTCTGGCGGCGGCGGAGCGCGAGTTGGCCGCCGAGGAGCTTCTGGCCCGCCTGGACGCGCACACCACGACGGAGTTCCCGCACCTCCGCCTGCACCGCTACCCCGTCCCGCAGCCGCTCGAGCGCCGCTCCTCCCTCTCGCCGCGGCTGGAGGCGGCCGCCGTGCGCCTTGCCCTGGACCCGCCGGAGGCCGACGTCCCTCCTCCGTTCGTGCCCGTCTTCCCCAGCGACGACGAGGAGGCTGCCGAGGCCGAGGTCGAGGCCGAGGTCGAGGCCATCGAGGCggcggaggaggcgagggagctGGAGCGGCTGCGCTTGTACCTCCAGGACGAAGTGACTCGCGACCGCCAGGAGCTGGCGAGCGACGGCCTGCTGAAGGCGACGCCCGACGCCACACGACAGCGCCGCGTTCAGCGCAGCCaccggaggaaggagaagaagaagaagcgcgacagcaagaagaagaagagagaagacaagaagaggCGGAACAGAAAGCGGGACCGGGAGTACAGGAGACTCCTGGAGAGAGAGGACGTCCACATCACGGTGGAGGACGGCGAGCAGTTCTACGACTGCTGTCCGTCCAAGGTCATCGTGAAGGAAATCCGAGTGGGCAAGTCGCGAGACAACTACGCCATGGACATCTCCGCGTCGCACCAGCTATTCTACGAGCGCGTGTGCCTGGAGGGCTACGAGGGGAAGGAGTGCGTGATCCCGCCCCGCACCCTCAGGCGCGACGTCACCACCCGCTGCCACCAGCAGTACTCGTACACGCAGGCCATCGCCCGGCCCTACGAGAGCGACGGCGACTACAAGCAGGACTTCATCAAGATCCGCTCAGGGTGCTCGTGTCAGATCAGCGTcacgcagaagaagaagaagaggaagaggaagagatga